The nucleotide sequence TTTTTAATCCTGTATCTGGCCAAAGGGACGAACAACAGGCCCTAGAGCTGATTCGCGATCGGCTGACCCCTTACATGAAGCTCCAGATTCACACCACCACCCCCGAAGTGGGAGCCGCAGACCTCGCCAAAGAGGCGATCGCTGACGAGCCAGATCTAGTCATTGCCTCGGGTGGAGATGGCACAATTTCCGAGGTGGCGGGTGCGCTAGTGGGAACCCAAATTCCCTTGGGGGTCATACCGCGCGGCACAGCAAATGCGTTTGCGGCTTCGTTGGGTCTCGCCACCGCAATTAATCCCATCAACAATGCCTGCGAGACGATTCTCAAAGGACACACGCGAGTCATGGACACAGCCACCATCAACGGTCGCCCCATGATTTTATTGGCAGGAGTGGGGTTTGAGGCGGAGGCGGTGGAACGGGCCGATCGCGAGGTGAAAAATCGCTGGGGAGTCTTAGCCTATCTGTTTGCTGGGTGGCAGCAATTGAAGGAGCATCAGCTTTTTGAGATGGAGTTGGAGGTTGACGGAAATCTGCGGCAATTTGAGGCAGGGGCGATCACGATCGCCAATGCTGCCCCACCCACTTCGGTGCTAGCCCAGGGGAGCGGTAGAGTGACGTCTGATGACGGTTTGTTGGATATCACCATCGTGACAGCAGAAGGGAAATTGGACGCTGTACGGACGTTGCTGGAGATGTTTGGGGCGGCCACGATTGGCTCTAACCTACAGTCCGATAAAGCGATTCATTTACAAGCGAAACAGGTCGTGCTTCGCACTGACCCTCCTCAAAAAGTGGTTGTGGATGGGGAGGTTGTGGAAATGACTCCCATTGAAATTGAGTGCATCCCCCAGAGTTTAACGGTAGTTGTGGGCGAGCAATAAGCAGTTGGAACCCTTCTTTGGGCTCTAATGAGTTGGAATCCGAACTCTGAAGCAGCTTCCTTCTCCGGGTTCTGATTCAACTTCAAGTTGGCCGTGGTGCGCCTCAATGATGCGAGAGGACAGGTGCAAACCGAGGCCACTCCCCGATCGCCAATGCTTGCCCCTGCGGAATCGTTCAAACAGGTGCTTTTGCTCTGCAAGGGGGATTCCCGGCCCCGTATCTCGCACGCTGACTTGCAACCACGGAGAGGGGGAGTGGCCGTTGTTCGTCCTTCCAGGAGCAGCAATGATGCAAATTTCGATCGTGACCGAGCCTTTTTCAGTGAATTTGATGGCATTGCCAACGAGGTTGGTAAATACTCTGCGCAGGGCTAGCCGATCGCCCCAAACTGAAGCGATCGTTTCGTCAAATCGCTCGCTACTGCTGCGATCGCACTGAATTGATAACTCCAAGTGTTTTGCTTCCGCCAGCGGAAGCAATTCTTGCTGAACGCTTTCGATCGACGCGAGAAAGTCTAACTGACTAAAGGCAAATTGCTCTTGACCGGCATCAAGCCGATACACTTCGAGGATATTGTTCACCATGTGCAGCAGATTTTGATTGCTCTCGCGCATCAGGCCGAGCATTTCGCGACGGTCGGGAGGCAACAGATCCAGACCGCTACGCTCGAAGAGCTGCATCATGCGGTCTAGAGCCACCAGCGGCGTGCGTAAGTCGTGGGTCAAGCGGAAAACAAAATCTTCGCGCTGCCCGATCATCAACTGCTGCCGATCGATACTTTGCTTGAGTCTCAAAAGCGATCGCACTCTAGCCAATAACTCATCCATCTCAACTGGCTTGCGGATAAAGTCATCGGCACCTGCATCCAATCCTTTGACGGCGCTTGCTCGATCGTGGGCGGTGATTAACAGAATTGGAATGAAAGGTAGATCTGTTTCCTGCCGCAATTGCCTGGTCACTTCATAACCATCCATCGCGGGCATCATGACATCGAGCAATAGCAGGTGGGGGGGCTCTCGCTCAATCTCTGCTAACACCTGCCGAGGATCGCTCAAGGTCTGTACGTCATATCCTTCCGGCCCCAATATTTTCTCTAGCAAAAATAGATTATCTGATGAGTCGTCAACTGCCAGAATTCTGGCTTCGCTAATTTTATGCAGCAATTTATCACTCATCAATCTTCTTGCCAAACGAGTCAAATTTAGAACATTAACAGCCTTACAGTTTAGTAGAACGGAATATTTCCTTCTATAAAACTAGACCAGATAGAGTTGACATATATTTGCATGATATATGTTGAAAATTAACAGGTCTACTAGGGGTTCTCTCAGTACACTACTTTTATACCGATAGGTCGATCGACGTAGATCGTACAAGTTTTTCGTTTCTCTGGGATAACATCGCAAAGGCTAAGTTGCTGAGGCGGTACGCAAAGCATTCCTGGGAATGCGCACTCTAAACTCGCTGCCTCGACCCAGTTGACTCTCAACTGAGATGGAACCGTTCATCAATTTGACAAGGGAGTGAACGATCGCCAATCCCAGCCCCGTGCCATTAAATCGGCGTTTTGTTGTCTGATCCACTTGTACAAATGCCTCAAAGATGCGATCGAGTTGCTCTTCAGGAATGCCAATTCCAGAATCGCACACAGCAATTTCGACCCAATCTGTCCCGATTGAGTTTAATTCGATATATATAGTGCCCTTTTCAGTAAATTTAACTGCATTAGATAGTAAGTTGATCGCTATTTGACGGATCTTCTGCTTGTCGCCCTTAATGATAGGTTCTGCTAAGTTTGCTTTGACTATAAGCTTCAAATCGCCTTTTTTGGTCAGAGGTTTTAGTTCGTAGGTGATGGTAGTCACAAGGCATTCAAGATCGAAAGGCTCGCAAATAAGCTCTAGACGGTTTGCCTCAAGTCTGGAGAAATCAAGTACTTCGCTAAATATTGCCAGCAAATTTTTTCCGTTGCTGAGAATCCGCTCTATCATGTCCAATTGATCGCTAGTGAGTGGGTCTGGATACTGACGGGATAGCAGCTGAGAAAATCCAATAATTGCATTGAGAGGAGTTCTGAGTTCGTGAGAAATTGTCGACAAAAACTCTGACTTTAGGCGAGATACTTCTATAAGTTGGAGGTTTTTCAGGTGAATCTGTTGACGCTGTTCTTCCAGCTCCCGGTTCTGCTTCTTAAGCAACTCGTTACTTTCATGCAGCTTTTGATAGGCCAATGCAGTTTCGCACTCGGCCTCGTACAAGCGAATGGCATTGCGAACCAATGGGGCGAGATTATCTGAAGAAACATTTGACTTCGATAGGTAGTCTGAAGCTCCTGCTTTCATCAGGTTCACAGCAGTTTGCTCGTCCCCCCGACCTGTCAGCACGATCGATGGAACTTTCACGTCCGCTTGGCGAATTTCTTTGATTAGCGACAGGCTATCAGTGTCGGGGAGCCAAAAGTTGAGGAAAACGCAATTGTAGTCCTCTCCTCGAAGCGCGGCTAGAGCTTCAGCGCCACTGCAAACCTCGTCGCAGCGAGCCACTAGATTACTGCGCATAACAGCTTCACGAATCGCCATTCGATCCGCCCGGTCATCATCGACGATGAGTAGTTTTAAAGGTTCGACCATACAACCTATTTCTTCTTTATCTTTGGCAGTGGCTCGTGACATCTCGCATTGTGTCCAGTATTGATATAGCTCAACCACCACTTCGCCAAAAAAGTCGGGAGCAGAACCATCAACAACTCGCTCGATTACCACCAAAAAATCGAGAAATCGAGAAGACTTCCCCACAGTCCCCAACCATTAGATTACTAGCTCAACTTGACGATCGCATCTAGCGAAAGAGGTATTGTACGATACCTTCTCTAAAAAGTATTGTGCTACGACTCTTTGGTAGCATTGGCCTACCATTGCAGTGCTACTCTATTGCCGCGCTTTGCTACATACATTCAAGCGCTACTGAAGGTAGACTTTTTACAAGGTATGGGCATTCCATCATGGATTCTCCGTGCAGGTGACCTCGATCGCGGCTCGACCGATTGCCATCTGGGGTTTAGGCAAACTGCGAATCTCTGTGCCACGATGAATGTCAAGTGGTGCAACCCAATCTCTCTGCGGCTTCTTACCTAAGACAGATAGTGCTGGTATTGCTTCAAGCAGGTGCAGTGAGTTTAAATTTGTATGCACAATACCGAGGCTATAGGCTGTGCAACCTAAGTATTGATTTTGCTGCAGGTGTTCGCATATGGATAGAGCTAAGGTTGTACCGATCGAAGATCGTGCCCTGACGCGCATTGGGCTCAGAGCGGCTTTGCAAGGATCTGGTGTTCGCAATGGACAGAACTAAGATTGTACTGATAGAAGATCACGCTCTGACGCGCATTGGGCTCAGAGCGGCTTTGCAGGAGGCGGACGAGCTCGATGTTGTTGGGGAAACAGGGACGGCAGAAGAAGGCTTGCGGTTGATCGAAATGCACCAGCCCGATGTAGCTGTTATCGATATTGGCTTGCCCGATATGGACGGTATAGAGCTGACTCAGCAACTACGGCAATTGCAACAGCAGACTGGCGCGTCGCAAACCAAGGTTCTAATTCTGACGATGCACGACGATGAGGAAGCCGTTCTTGCCGCTTTTGCCGCAGGTGCTGATTCGTACAGCATCAAAGATGTGGGCATCGACAAATTGTTAGAAGCTGTGAGGGCCACTGCCGACGATCGCGCTTGGATCGACCCCGCGATCGCCCGCGTAGTCTTGCGGCAGGTCAAGAATCAGCCACGCCGTGCAACCGCTGTTTCACCGATCAGTTTATCCGCCACAGACAGTCAAACCAGCTCGGAGCCTACACTAGCCGATGAGACGGCAGACGATAGCATTTCCGGTAACAGCGAAGGAGATGTGGCCACCATTGCGGCAATTGAGCCCGAGTATATGCAAGCGATCGAAAGTAGTCCCCTCACCGAGCGCGAGTTAGAAGTCTTGGAGCACATTGTGGCTGGTTGTAGCAACGCGGCGATCGCTGACAAGCTGTTCATTACTGTCGGAACCGTTAAAACCCACGTCCGCAGCATTATGAACAAACTCTGTGCTAACGATCGCACTCAAGCTGCAGTTCGCGCACTACGTTCGGGCCTGGTTCAGTAACGCAGAACTAGCAAAACAACCCAATATTCATCTTTGGCTCAATTGGCGTTGCGAGAAGAGGTCCGCGATAAGGGCTTGGAATCTCTATGGAGCCTGCAATTCAACGTCTCGAACAGCCTTATGCTTCAGATGCCGATTGAGTAGGGCTGCAAGTTCATCCAGCATGAACGGCTTGCAGATGAGGCCGCAACAACCCGAAGCTAACAGGTGTGCCTGTTCATCTGGATTGATAGATGTGGTAACCGCCAAAATTGGGGTTTGCCGAGTCTTAGGGTCATCTTTTAAAGCCGCCACTAAGCGGGCACCCTGGCCGATTGTAGAGGGCAGAGTGAGCATCAGTAGCTGCGGCTGTAATGCATCGAGGAGTTGACTGGTTCGAGACGCATCGAGTGCCGTTGCCGCTGAGAGATTTAGGTATCTCAGAACGAGGTCCAACAAGCGCAGGTTGTCGGGATCGGGATCGACGGCCAAAACCAGCGGTTTCGCTGGATGCTTGTAGCCAGCAAAGCAGAAAATACAGTTTTCATTCATACTGCCCTCCGTAAGTATTTCGGAGAGGCAACAGTCGAGTTTAGGGCAAATCTGCGCTATACCCAACTTGGCTCTTGTCTGCTGCAGTCGAGTACTCAGTCGTCAACGATCGGGGAAGCTCGAGCGCTTTGCAAACAAAACCTAACACAAGCCCTCGATTGAGCAATAGTCTCTGTAGATATTGCTATTAAAATCAGTCTATAGCGGTAATATAAGTTGCTATGACTGACAGGGTGAATCGAATTGAATTTGAGGATATGTCTGACGACCTTGCAGGTCGAGAACTCTAGGCTACTCGAGCGCCGAGCTGAAACAGCCTAGGTCGAAATGCAGATAGGGTTGATGACTGATAGGGCTGATTACTGAGGGGTCTGATGTGATGACCCGACTAGTTCAGTCGGAGGTTTGGCTACGACACCAACCGGAAGACGAGTCTCTGAATGTTTCCTAGCCATTTGCGCTCGGGTGAAAGCCGTTTCTAATAACTCCAGTTCCGCCGTGGGAATGTCGTGAGCTTTCCACAAGAGGGCAGTCACTTGAGGCCCGAAATTAATTACATCGCCAACCCGCAAGAGTCGACTTTGGGCAGGAGCGTCGTTGATAAACATGCCATTTGCACTGCGATGGCCCTCTGTGTTCCCGTCGACTAAGAGGTAATGAAATTGCCCGTTACCGCGATCGATGCGGCGCAGGTAAGCATGACAGCGAGAGATAAAGGGGTCGAACAACCGAATGGAGCATTTAGACGAACGGCCAATGGTGTATTCCTCATCTTGGAGGATCAGAGCCCGTTTACCTGCCCGATCGCGTAAAACAAATACTTGAGGGGATAAACTTCGACCCACAGCTCTCATACCATCAGGCTCCTGCTAAAGTTTCGTTAAGATAAGGTTTCGCTAAGAGTAAGGTTTCGAAGGTTTCGCTAAGAGTAAGGTTTCGCTAAGAGTAAGGTTTCGCTAAGAGTAAGGTTTCGCTAAGAGTAAGGTTTCGCTAAGAGTAAGGTTTCGCTAAGAGTAAGGTTTCGCTAAGAGTAAGGTTTCGCTAAGAGTAAGGTTTCGCTAAGAGACAGAGGGCTTATGTCCCAGCTTGCGAGAAAAAGCCTGAGGTTATGCGAATGAAACACGATAAAGCTATTTTTATGGAAAATTCTTGTCTTGAGAGCTCGTGCATTTACGGTAATTAATATATCCTATACTGAAGCTGTCGCTTTTCTGCGTAAATACTGCGTGAAGATTTCACGGCTTTTATGAAGGGATGATGAACCCCTGTTTTCATGCCGGCATGAGTTTTCCTGCCGGCATGAAAGGTTTTTGCCGCTGTAGCCTGGGAGAACTGCCACGAGTTACCAATTGCCCCAGGCAACACGAGTAGGAATTGCGACCTCGAGATGCTTGGCTTCTGTTAAACCGAGTCTAGTTTGAAACCCGTAGTTTTGAGTTCTTCCTACTAGCGCTGCCGCTCGCTGCATTCGACCCCTAGTGGAGGATTTAGGGGGCTGAGTGCAACGTCTGAAAACGCCAGGTCTCAACATGGACGAGGTTTAAGGCGTTTGCGCTTTTCCCAAATCGCAGCGGCACATTCTAAATTTCTCAAAAAGCTTCGATCGAGATCGCTCAACAGGCTCTAAACTCGTTTCACCCGCAAATCAACGGCAGCGGAGTGGTTGCTGGAATCTGGCTGCATAGCACTTCGAGCGGGATTTGCCCCAGTATTAATCTCCAGGAGGAGTTGAGGGAAATGGCTGAATATCAAGTTCGCTTGATCAATGAAAATCTCGGTCTCGACGAAACTATTGAGGTTGACGAAGACGAGTACATTCTCGATGTGGCCGAATTCGAAGAAATCGAGTTGCCCTTTAGCTGTCGCTCTGGCACCTGCTCATCCTGTACGGGCCGCGTGATTGAAGGAGATGTGGACGACTCTGCCGGTCAGCCAGAGATGTTTTTTAATAAGGACCAGCGGGCTGCAGGGTTGCGCTTGCTGTGCATCGGTCGGCCCAAGTCCGATTGCACGATCGAAACCCACATGGAATCGCGCATTTCCGAGTTTTAGCCGGTTCTGCAGCTCGCGCAAGCGATCGCGTCGTGCAGAAATTGCGATCGACCGCAGCTAGTCCAGCTAGCTGCGGTTTTACCGTCAAGCAAGTGGAGCTAGATGCTGGAGTTAAAGAGTGCCTCGACAGCAACCCCCGAGACGCGGCTGGGGCGAACAATCAAAAACTCATTCTCCAACTCTTTGGGCAGCCGAATGAAGTCTTCTCCCGGACTGCCCATAAAGATGTCGTTCATCAACTTCGTGACTTCCTTCGGTCCCTTGACCCGGATTTCTTCGCGGTGTCCGCCATCTAACAGGATATGAACGTTAAACTCGTCAGGTTTTCTGGGCATCTCGATCGCCTGTAGTAAGCAAGTCAGCCACTATTATTCCCAATCCACTGAATTCGAATGACTTTTATCCCCTGCCGTGCGGAGGGCTGCGCGAGCATTGCGTTGAAGGCGCTCCAGCTTGAGGCGGCGCAGGGCAGAGGCAGGGAATTGACGGCTGAAGTCTTCAGGAGTACTTGCGGCTAATTTCGAGAGGGGGGGAGCGAGATTTTGGGGGTAGGGCTCGAAATCGGCGATCGCCGTGGGGGTGGCAAAGCGCTGGTTCCACGGACAGACATCCTGACAGATATCGCAACCTGCCACCCAGCCGTCCAAGTGCTGGGCGATCGCCTCGGGCAGTTCGGCGGCATGGCTTTCGAGGGTGTGGTAGGCAATGCAGCGGTTGGAGTCCACTACACCGTCAGCGACAATCGCCTCGGTAGGGCAAGCCTCCAAACAGCGGCTGCAGGTGCCGCAATGGGAGCTGTGGGGGCGATCGGGGGGTAGATCGAGGCTGGTTAAGATTTCCCCCAAAAATATCCAAGAGCCAAATTCTCGGGTGAGCAGCAAGCTGTTTTTACCAATCCATCCCAGCCCCGCTTGCATAGCCCAGGCTTTTTCGGCGATGGGACCGGTATCGACGTAAAACCGAGTGCGGCAATCGTATTCGCATTCCATCCAGGCCGACAGAGCTTTGAGTCGTTTACCCAAAACTCGATGGTAGTCGCGCCCCCAGGCATAGCGAGATAGCTTGCCCGCTTGCGGGTCAGTGCTGTGGGCGTGGGGAGTGTAATAGTTGAGGGCCACACACACCAGCGATCGCACCCCTGGCAAAATCTCAGTTGGACGCCAGCGTTTGGGGTTTTCCATCCAGCCCATGTCTGCCTGATGGCCGGCTGCCAGCCACTGGTTCAGCCCCGATAAATCTGGGGGTGAATCCACATGCGCGATCCCGACCTTGTCAAACCCCACTTTGAGTGCGGCCTGTTTGATGGCAGTTGCAACTGCGGACGGGTGCATAAAACTTGCCTGAAGCAATAGCGGCAGGGACGCTTTGCTGAGATAGATTACAATGTCTAAAGCTTAGTTGCCTGACCTGACATAACGAGTGAGTGAACGAGATGCAACACTTCATACCTAAGTCTGCTGCAGCCATTGCGATTTCCAGCTTACTGCTGGTTTCGGGAGGAATCGCTTGGGTCCAGTCTGTTGCAGCCCAAAGTTCCGGTTCTGGTTTCTTGATTCAGGGAGTCCCCAATCGCGAAGAAATTTTGCGCTACAGCCTCGACTTTGGTGGTTTAGTCCGCCGCCTCGATCGCTATCGCCTCAACATTCCCGCTCAGGATGTGGCTGTGGCTGAAGTGCAAGCTAACTTCGATGCCCGCTTTGATGGCACTGTCAATCCCGAACAAGTCCGCTTGGAAGTTGAAGGAGAGCCGGTAGATATCGACGAGGTGTTCTGGTCGGAAGAGTTTAAGTCTTTAGAAGTGGTTTTGGAAGAGCCCGTTGCTGCAGGGCAACGGATGAAATTGGTCC is from Synechococcus sp. PCC 7336 and encodes:
- a CDS encoding response regulator transcription factor, translated to MDRTKIVLIEDHALTRIGLRAALQEADELDVVGETGTAEEGLRLIEMHQPDVAVIDIGLPDMDGIELTQQLRQLQQQTGASQTKVLILTMHDDEEAVLAAFAAGADSYSIKDVGIDKLLEAVRATADDRAWIDPAIARVVLRQVKNQPRRATAVSPISLSATDSQTSSEPTLADETADDSISGNSEGDVATIAAIEPEYMQAIESSPLTERELEVLEHIVAGCSNAAIADKLFITVGTVKTHVRSIMNKLCANDRTQAAVRALRSGLVQ
- a CDS encoding hybrid sensor histidine kinase/response regulator, which codes for MGKSSRFLDFLVVIERVVDGSAPDFFGEVVVELYQYWTQCEMSRATAKDKEEIGCMVEPLKLLIVDDDRADRMAIREAVMRSNLVARCDEVCSGAEALAALRGEDYNCVFLNFWLPDTDSLSLIKEIRQADVKVPSIVLTGRGDEQTAVNLMKAGASDYLSKSNVSSDNLAPLVRNAIRLYEAECETALAYQKLHESNELLKKQNRELEEQRQQIHLKNLQLIEVSRLKSEFLSTISHELRTPLNAIIGFSQLLSRQYPDPLTSDQLDMIERILSNGKNLLAIFSEVLDFSRLEANRLELICEPFDLECLVTTITYELKPLTKKGDLKLIVKANLAEPIIKGDKQKIRQIAINLLSNAVKFTEKGTIYIELNSIGTDWVEIAVCDSGIGIPEEQLDRIFEAFVQVDQTTKRRFNGTGLGLAIVHSLVKLMNGSISVESQLGRGSEFRVRIPRNALRTASAT
- the queG gene encoding tRNA epoxyqueuosine(34) reductase QueG, producing the protein MHPSAVATAIKQAALKVGFDKVGIAHVDSPPDLSGLNQWLAAGHQADMGWMENPKRWRPTEILPGVRSLVCVALNYYTPHAHSTDPQAGKLSRYAWGRDYHRVLGKRLKALSAWMECEYDCRTRFYVDTGPIAEKAWAMQAGLGWIGKNSLLLTREFGSWIFLGEILTSLDLPPDRPHSSHCGTCSRCLEACPTEAIVADGVVDSNRCIAYHTLESHAAELPEAIAQHLDGWVAGCDICQDVCPWNQRFATPTAIADFEPYPQNLAPPLSKLAASTPEDFSRQFPASALRRLKLERLQRNARAALRTAGDKSHSNSVDWE
- the mgsA gene encoding methylglyoxal synthase, yielding MAATIALIAHDSKKDDMVALVQRHAPVFARYHLIATGTTGQRIRESTQLAIEIMLSGPRGGDQEIGARIASGEVTAVIFLLDPLYAKPYEPDIRAFLRICNIRNIPLATNLATAEAIATSLAQARIAHLIFNPVSGQRDEQQALELIRDRLTPYMKLQIHTTTPEVGAADLAKEAIADEPDLVIASGGDGTISEVAGALVGTQIPLGVIPRGTANAFAASLGLATAINPINNACETILKGHTRVMDTATINGRPMILLAGVGFEAEAVERADREVKNRWGVLAYLFAGWQQLKEHQLFEMELEVDGNLRQFEAGAITIANAAPPTSVLAQGSGRVTSDDGLLDITIVTAEGKLDAVRTLLEMFGAATIGSNLQSDKAIHLQAKQVVLRTDPPQKVVVDGEVVEMTPIEIECIPQSLTVVVGEQ
- a CDS encoding two-component system response regulator, which codes for MNENCIFCFAGYKHPAKPLVLAVDPDPDNLRLLDLVLRYLNLSAATALDASRTSQLLDALQPQLLMLTLPSTIGQGARLVAALKDDPKTRQTPILAVTTSINPDEQAHLLASGCCGLICKPFMLDELAALLNRHLKHKAVRDVELQAP
- a CDS encoding FHA domain-containing protein, yielding MGRSLSPQVFVLRDRAGKRALILQDEEYTIGRSSKCSIRLFDPFISRCHAYLRRIDRGNGQFHYLLVDGNTEGHRSANGMFINDAPAQSRLLRVGDVINFGPQVTALLWKAHDIPTAELELLETAFTRAQMARKHSETRLPVGVVAKPPTELVGSSHQTPQ
- a CDS encoding hybrid sensor histidine kinase/response regulator is translated as MSDKLLHKISEARILAVDDSSDNLFLLEKILGPEGYDVQTLSDPRQVLAEIEREPPHLLLLDVMMPAMDGYEVTRQLRQETDLPFIPILLITAHDRASAVKGLDAGADDFIRKPVEMDELLARVRSLLRLKQSIDRQQLMIGQREDFVFRLTHDLRTPLVALDRMMQLFERSGLDLLPPDRREMLGLMRESNQNLLHMVNNILEVYRLDAGQEQFAFSQLDFLASIESVQQELLPLAEAKHLELSIQCDRSSSERFDETIASVWGDRLALRRVFTNLVGNAIKFTEKGSVTIEICIIAAPGRTNNGHSPSPWLQVSVRDTGPGIPLAEQKHLFERFRRGKHWRSGSGLGLHLSSRIIEAHHGQLEVESEPGEGSCFRVRIPTH
- a CDS encoding DUF2808 domain-containing protein; its protein translation is MQHFIPKSAAAIAISSLLLVSGGIAWVQSVAAQSSGSGFLIQGVPNREEILRYSLDFGGLVRRLDRYRLNIPAQDVAVAEVQANFDARFDGTVNPEQVRLEVEGEPVDIDEVFWSEEFKSLEVVLEEPVAAGQRMKLVLSRTRNPDRPGFYRIQARVLGTEANPLFRYVGVWVLSIERRSSRGA
- a CDS encoding 2Fe-2S iron-sulfur cluster-binding protein gives rise to the protein MAEYQVRLINENLGLDETIEVDEDEYILDVAEFEEIELPFSCRSGTCSSCTGRVIEGDVDDSAGQPEMFFNKDQRAAGLRLLCIGRPKSDCTIETHMESRISEF